A section of the Jaculus jaculus isolate mJacJac1 chromosome 6, mJacJac1.mat.Y.cur, whole genome shotgun sequence genome encodes:
- the Bloc1s1 gene encoding biogenesis of lysosome-related organelles complex 1 subunit 1, whose protein sequence is MLSRLLKEHQAKQNERKELQEKRRREAITAATCLTEALVDHLNVGVAQAYMNQRKLDHEVKTLQIQAAQFAKQTGQWIGMVENFNQALKEIGDVENWARSIELDMRTIATALEYVYKGQLQSAPS, encoded by the exons ATGCTGTCCCGCCTGCTCAAGGAGCACCAGGCCAAGCAGAACGAACGCAAGGAGCTGCAGG AGAAGAGGAGGCGAGAGGCCATCACTGCAGCGACCTGCCTGACAGAAGCCTTAGTGGATCACCTCAATGTGGG TGTGGCTCAGGCCTACATGAACCAGAGAAAGCTGGACCATGAGGTGAAGACACTACAGATCCAGGCTGCTCAGTTTGCCAAGCAGACAGGCCAGTGGATTGGAATGGTGGAGAACTTCAACCAGGCACTCAAG GAAATCGGGGATGTGGAGAACTGGGCTCGGAGCATCGAGCTGGACATGCGCACCATTGCCACTGCCCTGGAATATGTCTACAAAGGACAGCTGCAGTCTGCCCCCTCCTAG